A portion of the Lolium rigidum isolate FL_2022 chromosome 1, APGP_CSIRO_Lrig_0.1, whole genome shotgun sequence genome contains these proteins:
- the LOC124684753 gene encoding uncharacterized protein LOC124684753 — MGGETTGSGGAGFRARIDHFLYSGEKKHVVAGIAIFGAIFGVPWYFMTRGAKHDSHQDYMERANKARSERLSSGQPSPVKE; from the exons atgggaggCGAGACAACCGGTTCCGGTGGCGCGGGGTTCCGCGCCCGGATAGACCACTTCCTGTACAGCGGAGAGAAGAAGCACGTCGTCGCGGGCATCGCCATCTTCGgcgccattttcggggtgccatggTACTTCATGACCCGAG GAGCAAAGCATGATTCCCATCAAGATTACATGGAACGAGCTAACAAGGCGAGATCGGAGAGGCTTTCTTCCGGACAGCCATCACCAGTGAAGGAATGA